From Podospora bellae-mahoneyi strain CBS 112042 chromosome 3, whole genome shotgun sequence, the proteins below share one genomic window:
- a CDS encoding hypothetical protein (EggNog:ENOG503NZJZ; COG:S) yields the protein MMAFQAHPGGMQQHPGAPPGHPMAPGMAHNPSQPGATQAGIPHNMMGHMGVSGPGPQMNAAALMGGGMPPGAGHPGPHGMPHLNPAQAQLYQQQQMSAGIYAHNPALQQLQQQQRLAELQLQQRQRAAMIQQAGQYNNLGQVPIGIPLGQMNQMNPAHIAAMRRMPVPLPAHLQQTQLAQHQQAQSMNHVNMAQQIALQQQHQQQLNQMQNNPNHGQMNPQAIISQQAQMAAMQQQAQQAQQQAAQQVQQQAAQQQAAQQGQQQPQQPQQQQPQQQQPPQQPGQPQRQATPSQAGPNGQAPTPAPTQGPTPQPNPQQQPHAPPQTPQTTQGQPIQQVQLVAQAQHAAQAQVQAQAAQAQAVQAQAQAVHNQQQAAGLAMMQQQQQQQQKRNGMELKGQCLLKLMQFSEHLSGFPGPKGSDDLSYWEDFVKMFFSQKGVFKHTLLERTAEGPVEKPYEIQYPALPRYFHSHFDSGVKTMQLIMAKGTTDRALPNDCHFIENTKASLIYRFDQNCHVVADGILRASFDSEQKFELFEFITTDFEEFVPRSMVIQAARPAHNWVKEWHALNSPDNKQSPEMNKKNKTKQLKTPAGPPPDLELPDSYVSPGRAVPGHVYQFLEMSEIMGQMTPLFDFFHAHPGIAPYAAMEQYVSRINSGAHQGMNGQPMPQGGPRTPSFGQFPMGASPAMANIGLPGSPHVVNSPAPGQLAAPVMQHQMSQPGTSSSGPSANTSPAQGNKRRRSTVKEEDTPQSAPTPGAMGTPQMNGVGIPGKGKQPPTPRMQKRMKGNPA from the exons ATGATGGCCTTTCAGGCGCACCCCGGTGGGATGCAGCAACATCCAGGTGCTCCTCCCGGCCACCCCATGGCTCCTGGCATGGCCCACAACCCCAGTCAACCGGGCGCGACACAAGCAGGAATACCGCACAACATGATGGGACACATGGGCGTGTCGGGTCCCGGTCCCCAAATGAACGCCGCCGCTCTCATGGGGGGTGGCATGCCGCCGGGCGCCGGTCATCCTGGTCCCCACGGCATGCCGCATTTGAACCCAGCGCAAGCACAACTataccagcaacagcaaatgTCTGCTGGCATTT ACGCCCACAACCCAGCTTTGCAGCAACtacaacagcagcaaaggCTGGCCGAGCTCCAGCTgcagcaacggcaacggGCTGCCATGATACAGCAAGCTGGTCAATACAACAACCTGGGCCAAGTACCCATTGGCATACCGCTGGGACAGATGAATCAGATGAACCCTGCTCATATCGCAGCaatgaggaggatgccggTACCTCTCCCCGCACACCTTCAACAAACACAGCTagctcaacaccaacaggcTCAATCCATGAAC CACGTCAACATGGCCCAGCAGATCGCccttcagcagcagcaccaacagcagcttAACCAGATGCAGAACAACCCGAACCATGGGCAGATGAACCCACAGGCAATCATTTCCCAACAAGCCCAAATGGCCGCCATGCAACAGCAAGCCCAGCAGGCCCAGCAACAGGCAGCCCAGCAGGTCCAGCAACAGGCCGCTCAACAACAGGCGGCCCAGcaaggtcaacaacaacctcagcagccacagcagcagcaaccacagcagcagcaaccaccacagcaaccagGCCAGCCACAGCGGCAAGCTACTCCATCACAAGCCGGGCCCAACGGGCAAGCACCGACTCCGGCGCCTACCCAAGGTCCTACGCCACAACCAaatcctcagcagcaaccccaCGCCCCACCCCAAACACCGCAGACTACGCAGGGTCAACCAATTCAACAAGTCCAACTGGTGGCCCAAGCCCAACACGCTGCCCAGGCCCAGGTTCAAGCGCAAGCCGCCCAGGCTCAAGCTGTCCAGGCTCAGGCGCAAGCAGTCCACAATCAACAGCAGGCCGCTGGCCTGGCcatgatgcagcagcagcaacagcagcagcaaaagcgCAACGGAATGGAACTGAAAGGGCAATGCTTGCTAAAGTTGATGCAGTTCAGCGAGCATCTGAGTGGCTTCCCG GGGCCAAAGGGTTCGGATGATTTGAGCTACTGGGAAGATTTTGTCAAAATGTTCTTCTCGCAGAAAGGTGTCTTCAAGCACACCCTGCTGGAGAGGACGGCCGAGGGTCCGGTGGAAAAGCCGTATGAGATTCAGTATCCCGCTCTTCCCCGCTACTTCCACTCCCACTTCGACAGCGGGGTAAAGACGATGCAGTTGATCATGGCAAAGGGCACAACCGACCGTGCGTTACCAAACGACTGTCACTTCATTGAGAACACCAAGGCCAGCCTCATCTACCGTTTTGATCAAAACTGCCACGTGGTTGCCGACGGCATTCTGCGGGCCTCATTTGACAGTGAGCAAAAGTTCGAGCTGTTTGAGTTCATCACGACAGATTTCGAGGAATTTGTGCCCCGAAGCATGGTTATTCAAGCCGCTCGGCCGGCCCACAACTGGGTCAAGGAGTGGCATGCTCTCAACTCACCAGACAACAAGCAATCTCCGGAAATGAACAAGAAAAACAAGACGAAGCAACTCAAGACCCCTGCAGGCCCCCCGCCAGATCTTGAGCTTCCGGACTCGTATGTCAGTCCAGGAAGAGCAGTGCCGGGGCACGTGTATCAGTTTCTTGAG ATGTCGGAGATCATGGGTCAAATGACGCCGTTATTCGACTTCTTCCATGCCCACCCTGGGATTGCGCCCTATGCCGCCATGGAGCAGTATGTCAGCCGGATCAACTCGGGTGCCCATCAAGGGATGAATGGGCAACCAATGCCCCAGGGCGGGCCAAGGACTCCCAGTTTTGGCCAGTTCCCCATGGGTGCCAGCCCGGCCATGGCCAATATTGGACTGCCAGGATCTCCGCACGTGGTGAACAGCCCGGCGCCCGGGCAGCTTGCGGCACCCGTGATGCAGCACCAGATGAGCCAGCCAGGAACTAGCTCGAGCGGCCCCAGCGCCAACACATCACCTGCTCAAGGTAACAAGAGGAGAAGGTCGACAGTGAAGGAAGAAGATACCCCTCAGTCTGCCCCAACACCGGGCGCCATGGGCACCCCTCAGATGAACGGGGTTGGGATCCCAGGAAAGGgaaaacaacccccaacaccgaggatGCAAAAGCGGATGAAGGGCAACCCAGCATGa
- the ATG8 gene encoding ubiquitin-like protein atg8 (BUSCO:EOG09265BTA; EggNog:ENOG503P2RB; COG:Z), with the protein MRSKFKDEHPFEKRKAEAERIRQKYADRIPVICEKVEKSDIATIDKKKYLVPADLTVGQFVYVIRKRIKLSPEKAIFIFVDEVLPPTAALMSSIYEEHKDEDGFLYITYSGENTFGGFETA; encoded by the exons ATGAGATCCAAGTTTAAGGACGAGCATCCCTTTGAGAAGcgcaaggccgaggccgagcgCATTCGTCAAAAATATGCTGACCGCATTCCC GTTATTTGTGAGAAGGTTGAAAAGAGTGACATCGCTACcatcgacaagaagaagtaCCTCGTTCCGGCCGATCTCACCGTGGGCCAGTTCGTCTACGTTATTCGCAAACGGATTAAACTCTCTCCAGAGAaggccatcttcatcttcgttGATGAGGTCCTGCCTCCAACCGCTGCGCTCATGAGCAGCATCTATGAAGAGCACAAGGATGAGGACGG ATTTCTTTACATCACATACTCGGGCGAGAACACCTTTGGTGGTTTCGAGACTGCCTAA
- the HEM13 gene encoding Coproporphyrinogen-III oxidase (EggNog:ENOG503NUJX; BUSCO:EOG09262CUO; COG:H) has translation MASRRQAARFLSQFKLRPQLAFRRSLSTLSSSTSSSSTFVPWARYAGLAAFGLIASVPLTYAMAVTEPLSMDSLSLAERDQQQKRNEGVSETSPMRLRMEKFIKEQQEQIVKALEEVDGTKFRKDEWQRKEGGGGITCCLQDGKVFEKAGVGVSVVYGTLPKPAIMKMSANHKNIAPDGEVPESLEFFAAGLSLIVHPKNPMAPTVHLNYRYFETAKPDGSSGAWWFGGGSDLTPSYLFDEDAIQFHRDLKEVCDKHNKDYYPKFKKWCDEYFYNKHRGEARGIGGIFFDDLDETVSDKENTFAFIQDSLKSFIPTYVPIVLKRKDMPFTEAEKDWQQIRRGKYVEFNLVHDRGTSFGLNTPGARVESILMSMPLTASWRYMHEPEPGSREARLVEILQNPKEWV, from the exons ATGGCCTCCCGTCGTCAAGCTGCCCGTTTCTTGTCGCAGTTCAAGTTACGTCCTCAATTGGCCTTCAGGAGAAGCCTTTCAACCTTGTCCAGCTCGACATCTTCAAGCTCGACGTTTGTGCCGTGGGCCAGATACGCCGGGTTGGCAGCTTTCGGTCTGATTGCTTCCGTGCCATTAACCTACGCCATG gCCGTCACAGAACCCCTCAGCATGGACTCCCTCAGTCTCGCCGAGCGCGACCAGCAACAAAAGAGGAACGAGGGCGTCTCCGAAACCTCCCCCATGCGCCTCCGCATGGAAAAGTTTATCAAGGAGCAACAAGAACAGATTGTAAAAGCCCTCGAAGAGGTAGACGGAACGAAATTCCGAAAAGACGAATGGCAGCGCaaggaaggcggcggcggcatcaccTGCTGCCTCCAAGACGGCAAGGTCTTTGAGAAGGCCGGCGTCGGCGTCAGCGTTGTCTAcggcaccctccccaagcccGCCATCATGAAAATGAGCGCCAACCACAAGAACATCGCTCCCGACGGGGAAGTCCCCGAGAGCCTCGAGTTCTTCGCCGCCGGCCTCAGTCTGATCGTCCACCCCAAGAACCCCATGGCGCCAACGGTCCACCTCAACTACAGATACTTTGAGACGGCCAAGCCGGACGGGTCATCGGGGGCGTGGTggttcggcggcggcagtgaTTTGACACCCAGCTATCTCTTCGACGAAGACGCGATACAGTTCCACAGAGACCTCAAGGAGGTCTGCGACAAGCACAACAAGGATTACTACCCGAAATTCAAAAAGTGGTGCGACGAGTACTTTTACAACAAGCACCGCGGCGAGGCAAGAGGGATCGGCGGCATCTTCTTTGACGACTTGGATGAAACCGTGTCTGACAAGGAGAACACGTTTGCTTTTATCCAGGACTCACTCAAGTCGTTTATCCCGACATATGTCCCTATTGTGCTGAAGCGCAAGGACATGCCCTTTAccgaggcggagaaggactGGCAGCAGATCAGAAGAGGGAAATACGTCGAGTTCAACCTTGTGCACGATCGGGGGACGTCGTTTGGGCTGAACACGCCTGGCGCGAGAGTGGAGAGCATCCTTATGAGCATGCCGTTGACGGCGAGCTGGAGGTATATGCACGAGCCTGAGCCGGGGAGCAGGGAGGCGAGGCTGGTGGAAATCTTGCAGAACCCAAAGGAGTGGGTGTAG
- the RPN8 gene encoding proteasome regulatory particle subunit (MEROPS:MER0030134; COG:O; EggNog:ENOG503NVMV; BUSCO:EOG09263KRO), protein MPTTTQETLSLVSRSVSVAPLVLLSVVDHYNRTDANTSKSKRVVGVLLGQNDGKNVRVSNSFAVPFEEDEKDPTVWFIDHNYIENMNDMFKKVNAREKLIGWYHSGPKLRASDLEINELFKRYTPNPLLVIIDVQPKESGVPTDAYFATEEIKDDGTTASKTFVHIPSIIEAEEAEEIGVEHLLRDIRDVAVGTLSTRVTNQLQSLQGLHFRLRDIQIYLQKVLDGELPVNHTILGNLQDIFNLLPNLSTPKSGGKADSDLQHAMSIKTNDQLMAIYLSSLIRAITAFHDLIENKNQNRQQAEEKEAAKKEEAANGKDGEKKEGGPAANGDAREGDKEKEGKEKKK, encoded by the exons AtgcccaccacaacccaagAGACGCTCTCGCTGGTGTCGCGCAGTGTCTCGGTTGCgcccctcgtcctcctctccgttGTCGACCACTACAACCGTACCGATGCCAACACGTCCAAGAGCAAGCGGGTAGTCGGTGTTCTGCTGGGGCAAAACGATGGCAAGAATGTGCGGGTGTCAAACAGCTTCGCAG tTCCCTTTGAGGAAGACGAGAAGGACCCCACAGTCTGGTTCATCGACCATAACTATATCGAGAACATGAACGACATGTTCAAGAAGGTCAATGCGAGAGAGAAGCTCATAGGGTGGTACCATTCCGGCCCCAAGCTGCGGGCCTCGGATCTCGAAATCAACGAGCTCTTCAAGCGCtacacccccaacccattGCTGGTCATCATTGATGTCCAGCCAAAGGAGTCGGGCGTGCCCACAGACGCGTACTTTGCTacggaggagatcaaggat GACGGAACCACCGCTTCCAAGACCTTTGTCCACATACCGTCCATCATCGAAGCTGAAGAGGCCGAAGAAATTGGTGTTgagcacctcctccgcgaCATTCGTGACGTAGCCGTCGGCACACTATCCACCCGCGTGACGAACCAGCTCCAGTCCCTCCAAGGCCTCCACTTCCGCCTGCGAGACATCCAAATCTACCTGCAAAAGGTCCTTGACGGCGAGCTCCCCGTCAACCACACGATTCTCGGCAACCTGCAAGACATCTTCAACCTGCTGCCCAACCTATCGACGCCCAAATCCGGCGGCAAGGCCGACAGTGACCTCCAACACGCCATGAGCATCAAGACCAACGACCAGCTCATGGCCATCTACCTTAGCAGTTTGATTCGCGCCATCACCGCTTTCCATGACTTGATCGAAAACAAGAACCAGAACAGGCagcaggccgaggagaaggaggcggccaaaaaggaggaggcggcgaatgggaaggatggggagaagaaggagggtggcCCAGCGGCGAACGGGGATGCCAGGGAGGGAGAtaaagagaaggagggcaaggagaagaagaagtaa
- a CDS encoding hypothetical protein (COG:S; EggNog:ENOG503Q35I) — translation MAQHSPHTQTALLKWVNTFDTRRKAGSLQDLRDGIILGQILEKMLAPEFQSSSLIQAPRSESDKKQNLETVYRGLARFLRTDNPLLAPSPSEFRAIAENPDDNALCEFLSAFLTAACLGSLSRTYVPKVLTLDKASQGEIAKIISQKSQLKEERESKRGEGDSGEEEDLDIQDARDPELMQEELDQMRDKVEILKKQNADLQTRLDKLLDTREAVLHDLRVSQDELQTLKRTRGQDASVAIRDMRNEVREKMDEIDRLEVLLDKETARAARLEKENETLRAKAERIVELQDKVTLLEHETKQQQQMIKGLENYKKKAQDLTAIQQRNRILDEQVQQYEAEMKLFEEVKEQNRRLQKEVDEKVRVLSSNEQEIIYTLQSKNVLQDTNEELKRKVEYLESKRQLDEATIRELQEQLQLGDIMQPSGSESPGAGATKFSLEHELEGTSDPTVALRLEVQKLKAENNLLRNNMAVASENERLRNELDLAGQRVDHYRETATDEMEKHAVAQEQIEALIANAIIHEELLLETTKECEAARKRIVELEQLTNDREREIIQVKAELEAVGQEQSEALEVLKSSDELISASLRTELEATRKQLKHKVFELEQMKDQLMGVLVSKDKTQKRLDDALAAAAPNGQQQADEATPAKSKKEDAEKIEKLKTALKQKLEQLEKSEQDKYELQRKLKVMENGGAYAAQKAANDQIIKTLQKENAMITTAWYDLSSRLQSNHVVLARRQDAPKSWINKQRQMVNATPRR, via the exons ATGGCACAACACAGCCCTCACACCCAAACCGCCCTCTTGAAATGGGTTAATACCTTCGACACACGCCGCAAGGCCGGCTCCTTGCAGGACCTGCGAGATGGCATAATACTGGGCCAGATCCTCGAAAAGATGCTGGCCCCTGAATTCCAAAGCTCGAGCCTCATCCAGGCCCCCAGATCAGAATCcgacaagaaacaaaacctGGAGACCGTCTACCGCGGTCTGGCGAGATTCCTCCGCACcgacaaccccctccttgcCCCCTCGCCCTCCGAGTTCCGAGCCATCGCCGAGAACCCAGACGACAACGCTCTCTGCGAGTTCCTCTCGGCCTTCCTCACAGCAGCCTGCCTGGGATCTCTGTCGAGGACATACGTCCCCAAGGTTTTGACCCTTGACAAGGCAAGCCAGGGGGAGATTGCCAAGATCATCAGCCAAAAAAGTCAGCtcaaggaggaaagggaaagcaaacgaggggagggtgactctggggaagaggaggacctCGACATTCAGGATGCCCGGGACCCCGAGCTCATGCAGGAGGAACTGGACCAGATGCGCGACAAGGTGGAAATCCTCAAGAAGCAAAATGCTGATTTGCAAACCCGTCTCGACAAGCTGCTCGATACAAGAGAAGCCGTTTTGCATGACCTGAGGGTATCACAGGATGAGCTCCAGACACTGAAGCGGACCAGGGGGCAAGATGCCTCGGTGGCGATCCGGGACATGCGCAACGAGGTTCGCGAGAAGATGGACGAGATCGACCGATTGGAGGTTTTGCTCGACAAGGAAACAGCTCGGGCGGCCAGGCTAGAAAAGGAAAACGAGACTCTACGGGCCAAGGCCGAGAGAATTGTGGAACTTCAGGACAAGGTCACGTTGCTGGAGCATGAAACgaaacagcagcagcaaatgaTCAAGGGACTCGAAAACTACAAGAAAAAGGCCCAGGACCTGACGGCTATCCAGCAGCGCAACCGGATCCTCGACGAGCAGGTTCAGCAGTACGAGGCGGAAATGAAACTGttcgaggaggtcaaggagcaAAACCGGAGATTGCAAAAGGAAGTCGACGAGAAAGTCCGGGTGCTGTCTAGCAACGAGCAGGAAATCATCTACACCCTCCAATCCAAGAATGTCCTCCAAGACACCAACGAGGAACTCAAGAGAAAGGTTGAGTATCTGGAATCCAAGCGCCAGCTTGACGAGGCCACCATTAGGGAGCTCCAGGAACAACTGCAACTGGGAGATATCATGCAGCCAAGTGGCTCCGAGAGTCCAGGGGCCGGCGCGACAAAATTCAGTCTTGAACATGAGCTGGAGGGCACATCGGATCCAACGGTGGCTCTGCGGCTGGAGGTCCAAAagctcaaggccgagaaCAACCTTTTACGAAATAACATGGCTGTGGCTTCTGAAAATGAAAGACTGCGAAACGAGCTCGATCTTGCTGGTCAGAGAGTGGATCACTATCGCGAAACGGCCAcggatgagatggagaagcACGCCGTGGCCCAGGAACAGATAGAGGCACTTATTGCCAACGCCATTATTCATGAGGAGTTA CTGCTCGAAACCACCAAGGAATGCGAGGCCGCTAGGAAACGCATTGTGGAGCTCGAGCAGTTGACCAATGACAGAGAGCGGGAGATTATACAGGTCAAGGCAGAAT TGGAAGCTGTCGGACAAGAGCAGTCCGAGGCGCTCGAGGTGCTCAAGTCATCTGACGAGCTCATCTCGGCGTCTCTGCGCACCGAGCTAGAAGCCACCCGCAAGCAGCTGAAGCACAAGGTGTTTGAGCTCGAGCAGATGAAGGACCAGCTGATGGGTGTGCTGGTGTCCAAGGACAAGACGCAAAAGCGGCTGGACGATGcgctggcagcagcggcgcccaatgggcagcagcaggcggaCGAGGCAACGCCTGccaagagcaagaaggaggacgccGAGAAGATCGAGAAACTCAAGACTGCGCTGAagcagaagctggag CAACTCGAAAAGTCGGAACAAGACAAGTATGAGCTACAGAGGAAGCTGAAGGTGATGGAGAATGGGGGGGCGTATGCTGCTCAAAAG GCGGCCAACGACCAAATCATAAAGACGTTGCAAAAGGAAAACGCCATGATCACGACGGCGTGGTATGACTTGAGCTCGAGGCTGCAGAGCAACCATGTGGTGCTGGCCAGGAGGCAGGACGCGCCGAAGAGCTGGATTAATAAGCAGAGGCAGATGGTTAATG CTACGCCGAGGAGATAG
- a CDS encoding hypothetical protein (MEROPS:MER0018320; EggNog:ENOG503P75F), with protein MRVFSFLIAALTFFSGVIAVDIQKSVLISYPPETPDSVVDNAKKAIKDAGGVITHEYTLIKGFAAKVGEKVLETVTAWGEEYKVSVEEDEEVHTMGGSHIGI; from the exons ATGAGAGTCTTCTCTTTCCTTATCGCGGCCCTGACCTTTTTCTCTGGCGTCATTGCCGTGGACATCCAAAAGTCGGTCCTGATCAGCTACCCCCCCGAGACCCCCGATTCGGTTGTCGACAAtgccaagaaggccatcaAGGATGCAGGAGGAGTCATTACCCACGAGTACACTTTGATCAA GGGCTTCGCGGCCAAGGTTGGAGAGAAGGTATTGGAGACTGTTACTGCGTGGGGTGAGGAGTACAAGGTCTCggttgaggaagacgaggaggtgCACACCATGGGCGGCAGCCACATTGGAATCTGA
- a CDS encoding hypothetical protein (EggNog:ENOG503P378; COG:S) — protein MSSYYQLHQQHPTPATAPAVSHTHHGGRNRRAPRLSVSQHPQKQFRGVRSMKELTESVNLSSFRSRFEACRSFDLEDDMEFCPGLLTETDLVSINSSSSERSSLASNSPQGSPTQQPIQVAHYPVQTGSPVYAPPYQSHSSNLKIHQPAATRARNAIPIVNPATGITMSSPPPSVSPARMQPQNIGRRW, from the exons ATGTCTTCCTACTATCAATTgcaccagcagcatccaACACCTGCCACAGCCCCTGCCGTCTCGCACACGCACCATGGCGGCCGCAACCGGAGAGCCCCCAGGTTATCGGTCTCGCAGCATCCCCAGAAGCAGTTTCGCGGTGTGCGCAGCATGAAGGAGTTGACCGAGTCGGTAAACTTGTCTAGCTTTCGGTCAAGATTCGAGGCCTGCCGGTCCTTTGATCTGGAAGACGACATGGAGTTCTGCCCAGGCCTGTTGACCGAGACTGAT CTCGTGTCGATAAACAGCTCGTCTTCGGAGCGTTCTTCGCTGGCAAGCAACTCGCCCCAAGGGTCGCCCACTCAGCAGCCCATCCAGGTCGCCCACTACCCTGTCCAGACCGGCTCGCCAGTGTATGCTCCTCCATACCAAAGCCACTCTAGCAACCTCAAGATCCACCAGCCTGCCGCTACCCGTGCCCGCAACGCCATCCCCATCGTCAACCCTGCTACCGGCATCACCATGTCGAGCCCACCTCCTTCGGTCTCTCCCGCCCGGATGCAGCCGCAAAACATCGGCCGGCGGTGGTAA
- a CDS encoding hypothetical protein (EggNog:ENOG503P5JF), translated as MTLPTPRHFLTNLINRLPTIPLEPPQPPSINRTPNSNALSRIPVSHRHLIITLHVLFPNLVLPSLDLLDRGLVQKLVLSDKIKYEEPEDDQAEDVRGAIYVVYSTTAAPSRRRKSVKPDPDDDRVGNRENSQKYVVHLQAWNCSCAAFAFSIVQSLLDEQPPQIPPELHLAEITTDDDKKEWEFGGMSTDGKAPNGGQIPTCKHLLACLLAERWGNALGGYVTSKQVGKGEMAGIVADV; from the coding sequence ATGACCCTACCCACCCCACGACacttcctcaccaacctcataaaccgcctccccaccatccccctggaaccacctcaacccccatcaATCAACCGAACGCCCAACAGCAACGCCCTCTCTCGCATCCCCGtctcccaccgccacctaATCATAACCCTTCacgtcctcttccccaacctcgtcctcccctccctcgacctcctcgaccgCGGCCTGGTTCAGAAACTCGTCCTCTCTGACAAGATCAAATACGAAGAGCCGGAAGATGATCAAGCAGAAGATGTGAGAGGCGCGATATACGTGGTGTattccaccaccgccgccccgtCCCGCAGACGCAAATCAGTCAAGCCCGACCCCGACGATGACAGGGTGGGAAATCGAGAAAACAGCCAAAAATATGTGGTCCATTTACAGGCATGGAACTGCTCCTGCGCGGCGTTTGCTTTCTCCATCGTTCAATCACTCCTGGACGAACAGCCTCCCCAAATACCACCAGAGTTGCACTTGGCAGAAATCACAACagacgacgacaagaaggAATGGGAGTTTGGTGGCATGTCAACTGATGGGAAGGCCCCAAACGGGGGACAAATCCCCACATGTAAAcacctcctcgcctgccTCCTGGCCGAGAGATGGGGCAATGCGCTAGGGGGGTACGTAACCTCCAAAcaggtgggaaagggggagatggcTGGGATTGTTGCTGATGTTTAA
- a CDS encoding hypothetical protein (EggNog:ENOG503P1ID; COG:S) → MPRPAANFFDPSWFAGRIVTIYLGPDLQARNVHEKLLTQNSPFFTRLLSGGTRATLTSGEGLAGPASPASYQDLGQTQASIQQPHGFGQVQGLSPASSPANTPASQNEEPIRLPDVDPKLFNIFLRWGYGNAFALSGNTGSFRLPAPYEDSEGESATIRDYLGVYVLGYKFECVGLRNACVDVLYDYLGPASADHVCLSMQDVAFVFENTPKESPMRRFLVAHLLFYIFCLNRRGTPLPEEWGTVLEKGDFGISWTLIRMLGDWNWAIGDNVPVMIIKPRSEFYEKTPAQMQRLHYLASVGRISSVPENSESSTNAVMIKREDGAVESVGQSGLRQAATTVQGLNGEAAQAPMTPSRGNVLPGSRVGPVRTNRRFGRGGPGGDHPAEPYHIDG, encoded by the exons ATGCCTCGCCCAGCGGCTAACTTTTTCGACCCCAGTTGGTTCGCCGGCCGGATCGTGACCATCTACCTTGGTCCTGATCTCCAGGCGCGGAACGTTCACGAGAAATTGCTGACGCAGAATTCACCCTTCTTTACCCGCTTGCTTAGTGGCGGTACACGTGCGACTCTCACTTCTGGCGAGGGCCTTGCTGGTCCCGCCTCGCCTGCCAGCTATCAGGATCTCGGCCAGACTCAGGCCTCTATCCAGCAGCCTCATGGTTTTGGTCAGGTTCAGGGTCTTAGTCCAGCCTCCAGTCCTGCCAACACTCCTGCTTCACAGAATGAGGAACCTATCAGACTTCCTGATGTCGACCCCAAGCTGTTCAACATCTTTCTGCGTTGGGGCTATGGCAATGCTTTTGCTCTCTCTGGCAACACGGGCTCGTTTCGGCTCCCGGCTCCTTACGAAGATTCTGAAGGGGAGAGTGCCACTATCCGCGATTA CCTCGGTGTCTACGTTCTCGGCTACAAATTTGAGTGCGTCGGCCTCCGCAACGCCTGTGTTGATGTCCTCTACGATTACCTGGGCCCTGCCTCTGCCGATCACGTCTGTCTCAGCATGCAGGACGTCGCCTTTGTTTTTGAGAACACCCCCAAGGAATCCCCCATGCGACGCTTCCTCGTtgcccacctcctcttctacATCTTTTGCCTCAACCGCCGGGGCACACCCCTCCCAGAGGAATGGGGCACCGTCCTTGAGAAGGGTGACTTTGGGATCTCCTGGACTCTGATCCGCATGCTGGGTGACTGGAACTGGGCCATAGGTGACAATGTTCCGGTAATGATCATCAAGCCGCGCTCCGAGTTTTATGAGAAGACGCCCGCCCAGATGCAGAGGCTGCATTACCTTGCGAGCGTGGGACGCATAAGCAGTGTGCCGGAGAATAGCGAGAGCAGCACCAATGCTGTGATGAtcaagagggaggatggggcgGTTGAGAGTGTTGGCCAGTCGGGTCTTCGACAGGCTGCCACGACGGTTCAGGGCTTGAATGGGGAGGCTGCTCAGGCTCCGATGACGCCTTCTCGGGGCAACGTCCTTCCTGGGTCGAGGGTTGGTCCTGTTCGGACTAATCGCAGGTTTGGGCGTGGTGGTCCTGGGGGGGATCACCCTGCTGAGCCGTACCATATTGATGGTTGA